Proteins encoded together in one Mus musculus strain C57BL/6J chromosome 16, GRCm38.p6 C57BL/6J window:
- the Prm2 gene encoding protamine-2: MVRYRMRSPSEGPHQGPGQDHEREEQGQGQGLSPERVEDYGRTHRGHHHHRHRRCSRKRLHRIHKRRRSCRRRRRHSCRHRRRHRRGCRRSRRRRRCRCRKCRRHHH; the protein is encoded by the exons ATGGTTCGCTACCGAATGAGGAGCCCCAGTGAGGGTCCGCACCAGGGGCCTGGACAAGACCATGAACgcgaggagcaggggcaggggcaaggGCTGAGCCCAGAGCGCGTAGAGGACTATGGGAGGACACACAggggccaccaccaccacagacaCAGGCGCTGCTCTCGTAAGAGGCTACATAGGATCCACAAGAGGCGTCGGTCATGCAGAAGGCGGAGGAGACACTCCTGCCGCCACAGGAGGCGGCATCGCAGAG GCTGCAGAAGATCCCGAAGGAGGAGGAGATGCAGGTGCAGGAAATGTAGGAGGCACCATCACTAA
- the Prm1 gene encoding sperm protamine P1, whose amino-acid sequence MARYRCCRSKSRSRCRRRRRRCRRRRRRCCRRRRRRCCRRRRSYTIRCKKY is encoded by the exons ATGGCCAGATACCGATGCTGCCGCAGCAAAAGCAGGAGCAGATGCCGCCGTCGCAGGCGAAGATGTCGCAGACGGAGGAGGCGATGCTGCCGGCGGAGGAGGCGAA GATGCTGCCGTCGCCGCCGCTCATACACCATAAGGTGTAAAAAATACTAG